The region CTATGAAGTAATAAcatttttcataataatctAACCGGACAACGTACAAACATATACTTACATATCTACAAATTAATCTCATCAAAAATACCATTCTCATGTCAAATTTATATGTGCCTGCAAATAATTTTTACCTAATAAACTATTACAAATTtccttttcccctcttttttcactaataaatttttaatcattcataaatttattatttttatacttttttttaccaaacttCACTACAAATTATAgtctatacatatatttttgtttccaaattttattttatttttatgaatttaccTGGAATTTAAACGTCGGCGATTACTGAAACCGAGCCCAAGCGGTGGCTGCGGTTACCGCAGCAGTAACCGTGGTTGGAAATCCTGATTATTGCCACCTTATATTAAACATAAGTTTCACGATGACAATGTAAAAGCACGTTATACGTGTAAATTAGTGTTTTCCGTAGTTATTAGTGTTGCCATATTTTGTACTTTGACAACTGcacaaaaaatgtttcaaacaTATGCAACACCCACTATTCCACTAACCGGTGCAGTCATCACTGTACCTatgggataaaaaaaattgaaactcGTAATCTGAATCGGCTTGTATCAATCTTGACTTGGATTGGCTTGAACTCtagttgaattttaaattatatttgaccgagatttaatgcattaaatttGATGCACGGAGGATAGATAAAAAGTGTGCGTGATTTTAGGAGCCGGTAAATAGAAGGATGGTTTAATGAAATGTATGTATGATTTAGGGAACCCATAAAAGAAGGAAGATTGATTGAATGTGGACGTTCCACCTGATGTATATGATTTGAGCCATTGGATTTATCTAataagtaaaataagtttgtGCACTATGGGAGTTTATGCACCGTAGGATAGATGTGTATTTACATTAAAACTctgaaaaatatgatggtagtacatatatccaaaatttaatgGTGTCATAAAAAATCCCTGGAGAGTACTACAAATACCACCATGTCAGAAACAACGTATGCTATAACCTTTTTGCCAATATGAAAGTATATACTAATTTACATAATATCtctcactatatatatatatatataatgatatttaatttatttatgatgcaatttatctatttgaGGCCATCGACTTTTGGGTCTATATTTAGATCCAAAGTTCAATGGTACCGTAAAAAACCAGAGGGCGTATTACAAATCCCTGCGTGTCAAACTGAACATGTGTATATGAGAGTGTGTATGTATATTACATAATGTAATTTATGCCCCATAATattccattgattttttttataatagtgcATAATattctaatttataaataaataaatatgtaggATGGCTATGAGCTAAAGAGATATTAATTGTTTAATCTACTGGTATACAAAGAGAATAAATGTGAAACCAACATAGTAAGTGGCGCACGAAATATCCTTTAAGTGTATCAATAATTCTAAATAATATGTTCAATTAATTGGCTAGATTTTATTGGACATTCTGTTACTGAATGCTTATTTTGTTATTCTTTATACCAGTGAcatgttaattaatattataacattatattattttttctatgtgaatgtttttcacaaaataaaaatgttatagtTGATGCTACCGTGTTGCATCGGGTCAAGTcaatttttattatgaaaattaaaataaatttttaaaaaaaattacgcgTTGAGTTGGGAAAAGTAAAGTGTATCAAAATTGTATCGGCAActaaaagacaaaaataaatgtatttgtAGCTAGCACATTTAGGTATCCATCAAatttaaacacaaataaaatatttctattcataaactttatacataaataaaatatttatatgtagaaatatatttgctcacaacaatcaaaataatctacactaaaatcacaataataatgacTTGTGTCAGAGTCCGAGCTCCTCGAGCGGGAATTCACTGAACCCTCTTTTGTGTTCAGCACAGGGGTGCAGAGTTAGGTCCATGAAAACACCCCGATCGACAGAAAACGCAAAAGGAATTATATAGGTTCATGTCACCGGGAggcgtaataccctactcatGTTGCTTGAGCACTATCTGAGTAAATGCGTACAGGCGTCTGTGGGAAAGTTATCCTATGTCTTCTTCTGGCACTCCTTTTCTAACAGTGGGGCAGAGCCTCCGTTTATAGTAGTAAGGGGACACCATAAACGCCATGATCTTACCAACTACCAAAGCATAGACTATCATTACGCTACGGCTTATAGCCTATCATCATGCTTGGTCAACGCTGTGGCGATCTGGTTGATGTCACTCGGATCCAATCCAGTCCCATTCGTCAAAGGGAAGGTGTAGTGGGCAGCCATGCTGTCCTTGCCCAGTCCCATCAGTCTAAAAGCTGGTAGAGGGGTGGCCGCCCCTTTCCTACCCAGTCCTATCGGTCAGCGTCTAGACCTTAGGGCCAGCACTCATTCGGACCCAACAGTCTAAATGGGGCAGCTGCCCTTGCTTCTCCACAACTGTCCGTCGCATTTAATGCGACGACAACAGAGAGGGGACAGGTCATCCTTGCGGTGACAGGGGCATCGCCGCGCTGTCAGGGACGCATGTTCTTTTTTCGTCCCTTTTTCTGTGGGGAGCGAATAGGGGGGCGCATGCCCATGCCTATCATGGAGGACTGCGCACCTCAGGCCTTTTCCCATCCTAATAAATGCGGCAGTTGGGTACCAGGGCTGCGCTCGCCACGCAATGGGCCCCGTGGTGCCCGAGCCGTGCACCGAGGGGGTCTGGGGCGCCCCGACCCCTCCGCTCGACCAACCCTTTCGGGCCCGACCCTCAGGGGCGCGCGCCTCCTAGGCCCGACCTCCCTTTCCTCTCAGGCTTGGGAATTCCTAGACCCACAGTTGCCGTGTGCCAACCACTCAGGGGATATCTCCAGGCCCATATCTCCGACAACTTGatgtaagaatttttttaggtgTCAATTATCTGGTGTTAAATTGCAATCTATTGTCTAatgtatttgataataaaaaacactttaaattaagaatcaatctaaattttaattaattaattagtcgcTAATCAGGTTAGCTAGCTGCAACGAAAAAGAACTAGAAAGGTCGCATGGCAAAAGCCGTGCCCCTCACGGTACGGAGGGGCAGCAGCGCAGCTgcgagcggcggagacggcggtgcggcgaggcggctctgcgggcggcggagacagcggcgcgggcggcggggagaTCCGGTGGCAGTGGGCGGCGCAGGCAACGGCGCGGCACACGATGGCGGGGCGacccggcggtggtggtgggaggcCGGAGGTCAGCGCTGGCTGGACCGAGCCACCCAGATCCGCCGTTCGCTTGGTCCAAGCTTAGGCCACCGCCCCTACGCCTCGATCTGCCGCCTGGCCGCCGTCCCAagagctccgccgccggagtTCCAGCCGCTGTCCCCTACCGCCGGCCAGAGCCACCGGCCCCGCCGTTAGGCCCCGAGTTGCCTATATTCGCTGCCCGCTCGGTCCGTgctccagccgccgccgtggcgcctcgatccgtcgcccggccgcTTCCGAgatccggccgtcgccgcggagCCTCgatgcaccgccgccgtgcctcGATTCGAACGTTGCGTGCGTGGGGTGAACACTGGAAGCAGGCTGTGCCACGTGGCCCAATGGCAGCGCGCGAAAACGGCCAGCTTTCAATATAATAGAGCGATGAGGTATAAGCACGTCACCTCGTCCATATCAAATCTAATACTCAGAATTAATCAAACATAATATCTCATCAGTACTATATATGAAGGACGGTGTCGTGGGCTCCCTAGCGCAGGGCTCGCTGGAGCTCGCCAACTTCGACCCAGCACGCGTCGTGGCCCGTCGACCGGGAGACCGTTCTACAGCAAAGAGATACGCTCAGCCGAATTCGTACTCCCTTTAGCTAATCTCAGCCTCCTCGTCTGCTGGCTGCCAATCGTCCTCCGCTTCTGCAAAGCGCTAGCTCTAGTGGCGGCTAGCTTCGCAGACGGCATGCAGGTGCGGCTCGAGCACATCAGGGACGAGGCGGTTCATCTGGTGAGGACGATCGATGCACTAGCTGCCGCTTTTGCTactgctagctgctgctggtgcaagttgattttttttaaaataaagaaattggGTAGagttttgtttgcaaatggagtttatttttggcaagttatggttttttcttcttgattTGTTTTCGAATTTTCATGGGTTTTCGAATGAATGCAATATCTCACCCAGATATCAGATGATCATGTTATAATAACATAACCGATTTAGATATTTCTGATTACACTCAAGTGTCCAATTAGTCTACGGCCATAATGGATGCTAGATCTTTTTGATTAACATTAGAGCTCCTAGAATGTCTAATTAATGGGTTTTTTTAGTATCCTTAAAATGTATATTGAGGTATTAAAAATTGTCGTGCAAAATtatggtaccttaagatatattgtacctcgaggtactaaatttttatactgaaaaatgTGTTAACTTGAGGtattaatgttaaaaaactcttaatgaatatatgtatagatagatatagataCATCGTACATGAGTCCCCATGTTCTGTGACGGTTTGGGTTTGAACGCAGGATAGGCCTATAAAGCAACATAAGGTTTGGGTTTTAATTTGGGCCACATATAAGTAATCCTTAAGTAGGATAATCTACTGATATGGGCCATAATTAGATGCTACTGTTTTGCTCAGCCAAATGTGGGCCGAATGTTTAATTGATAAAGTGAAAACGGAAAATTGGACAGAAGGCCGTCCAAACCGAGCCAATTGTGAGTCCAGCATTGTAGTTTGCAATTGGGTTAATGGGCTGGATTTATTTAACTCGTTGGGGACCGAGTAGTCAGGCAAATCTTCTGGCTCAGCCTACTTAGATACTTGTctgtactcttttttttttaaaaaaaaaagatgcttAATGTACAGATTTCAACCTTCCAAAAGGCCGGATTTATAAGtgttcatatataatttagaagGCATGTGGTATGCTCGAATTGAGAAAATAATAAGGTGATTTTATTTACGTATAGATATTTTACTGTctactaaaaaaaaaactccgcGCGGGTTTAAGATTATCCGGATCATTCAACTAAGTCGAGAAAAATCTCTTTGAAAATGGCGCAACTGAAACACGAGAAGCATATATACTTGTACTGTGTGAGGAGGGattttttgttcctttttttttcgaaacCTATATTATTATTCGATCCTGGGTTGACATTCCTCTATAGGTCTACCACGCCTTAATTACATGCATGCTCGCATTTATtgtctatattatatatatatatatatatatatatatatatatatatatatatatgtgtgtgtgtgtgtgtgtgtgtgggggggggggggtaaaaAGGACATATTTAATTAAGTACATTATGTGGGATGAAATGTGATAATGCGATTCTGGCACGGTAAGTtacaattatttatataaggcCATTCCTAATGTATGTTTTATGAACACGATTACCCAGAGTgacatgttatctaaaaatgtttaaaactGGGATAAAACACCCATCCcttaatgcatagtttcatctgtTGTTTCCTAGGTTATATGCAAGACACAAGATGTCTAGGTAATTGTGCATATAAtgtttcatctctctcttcattaatacgttgtcacatcatcaaaaatatctacatgacaCTCTATTTATTGCCCATGAAATTTTCACTGAGACTGGCCCTAATTTAGTTCACtaatactacatccgtttcatattgcaaTACTTTCtaagccttgtctaaattcataaaatgatgaatgtatataatttatatatatgtctagactCATTAGCGTCTATAAGAATTTAggtaaggctaaaaattcttatattatgaaacagaatACGCAATTGTACTAGCCAGATCGACATGCAAACTGATAAGCCAGGAGAGAGCACGAAGTGCATAGTAGCAGACTAGCTATCTCACAATATATTAAAGAGTGAATTAAGAAGCTAAGATAATATATGATGAAATTGTGGTCGTCAAGGCTTGACATACAGcagtgttatatattttttttgtaaaatttacaatGCAAAGTCAACAGACAGAGTGAAAGAATGTTGAACTGAATATTtcaattattatatgataaaatttaccGAGATCTAAAGAGATTTTATCGGTTATTGATTTCAATTGGATAGTTAATTGGATAAGATACATTTCTTGATTGTCCAATCAACTAGAGTACTAGACCACCAATATTATTGCCAAAACAATGGCATAATATTATTATCGGAGCAAACAAGATGTATTTGGCCccagaattcaaaattttctagagaataaaattatttgtctaGGAAAATgtacattttcttttgttattaAAGAGTGATTAATTGTTTGCATAAAATCGTGTAGTTTATGTTACAGAAATACATAAACTTCGCTAGGTAAACACATTCTTTCTACCACAACAAGATAATACATATAAAGAGTACTTTGCACTGTGCAGTGTAATTAAGGGCAACCAAATTAATGCACGCGCGCTGTGAGACATTTAATTGGAAACTCGATCATATCaaattctccctctcttctctaAGTAATCAAAGCCAATAAACATCTCCAACATTGAAATTAACTCTCAAGGGGGACGATGCATCGAGATAATATACATCGATGGAGAGAATAAACCATATTAGTACACACGCTGATATGATCCCTGGACAACTAACAATCcatggagagagaaaagagagaatcAATAATCTCTCAATTAATCAATGAAGCAAATTAACCCGCATGCTTACAAGCATACATGCATAAACCTTGGATCTTTCTTGCACCAGCTTGTTCCATCTGACTGACTAATTAGATCGCTTTTGAAACCTGCAATCATGGAACAATTAGTTTGACAAACTATTAACCAACCAGTGaactataaacaaaataatgtattaataaaatcaattttaagaaggtaccaatatttcagtgtaaaattttgaaatctcTTGGTACCTGGTActaggaggtaccaaattttacactaaaattttgatacctttcAGTACCAACTCATGGACTGtacataaaattgctctattaacaatgatataatttaattaattaatcgaaaCGAACATGCATGGTTCGATTAATTCACCAACCAGGTAATAGCATTCCCCCATCTGCAAGCTCTTGATGAGGACGCCGTGCTCGTCCACCGGCAGGACCTCGCCGGAGGAGTGCACCAGCATCGCGTCGCGGCCGAACGTGCCGGCCATGTCCAGTGCCCCGCCGCTCGGCACATCGTATGCGACGCCATTGATGAACACTTGGATCGTCCCtgaaacatattatatatatatatatatgagtaaaattaaaatgtagtacagctagctagcacatATGATCATCAGTAATGGCGAAAGCTTCGCGCATGGCTAGCATGAGATTTAATTGTTTGGAGTATACATGCGATGCACACAGTTGTTGCTAGCTCACTGACCGGTTGTTGGTTGGTGGTAGCTGAGCTGGGTTGAGTCGTTGTCCGCGTAGCTGCTGTAGTggtggtcgtcgccggcgccggcgccgcgagCCATGAGGGCCATCTGCCGGGAGATGGCGAAGAggtcgtcgtcaccgccggcgTCGAGGTCGTCCGCCAAGAAGTTagcggaggccgccgccggtggcacGGGCGCGGCCGTGGCGGAGGTGACCACGCAGCCGCCGTGCATGAGGAAAGGAGGAGAGTGGTGGTGGCCTAAGAcgtcgtggtggtggtagtaacctcctcctcctcctccaccacctccggcggcggcggcggcggatgggaGCTGatgcagggcggcggcggcgccgcaggCCTGCTGGAgctggcgcgcgcggcggcgggagcgggagcggcggtTCTGGAACCAGTAGAAGACGTTGGCGTCGCGGACGGCGCCGAAGCGctcgaggaggcggcggatgCGCGCCGTCTCGTCCTTGGCCGGGTTCACCATGCCGCTGTTGAAGATGGACTCCAGGATCAGGATCTGCTCCGGCTTGGGCGCCCACCGCGACCTCGCCGGCTCACccccctcgccaccgccaccacggTGGCCGCCATGGCTAGCCTGCACTGCGCCgtcgtggaggtggaggtggtggtggtggtccaTGGCCGGAATAGTAGCTCGCTGCCTCGCTCTAGTGGTTGGGAAAGGTCAAAGCAGATGCAAAGAAAGCTAATTACTAAGATAATAACGTGCAGGATCTATCGATGAACAGTTTTTGTTGGTGTGGAAGAAAGGGACGCGGTAATTAAAGGGATGAAAGGATCAATGGAAGCAGAGGGTGACACACATGCGAAGAAGGGAGCAGCAATTCAAGCAACCTTATGAGAAGGACATGATGCACAGGGACGGCACCATCTACTTATAGGGCTTCGTGTGTCTTGTGCTTTCTTATTTCCTTATAGAGGGTTGCACATTTTGCtttgcagagagagagagagagagagagagagagagagagatgagagagagatcagagagagagagagagagactttGTCTTCTATTGGCTATCATGTGGTAATTAAGGGAGCATATGGCATGCATTAATGCATAAGAGGGGTTATTGGACATGCTTAATTGTTACTCCTttcgtttcacaatataagactagCCTCGTCTAGATTCATGCTAATGAattaatttagacatatatataaattatatatatttattaattgatgatgaatttaggcaatggtagaaagtcttacaatatcaaacagaggtagtagtttGTTTGAAATCACCGGTCATAAACATTTGACATtacaagaatatttttttcgaaaatttaaccatcaataattttcaaattcttGATTTCAAAGGGTAAATAATACGACTACATTACTACTTgtatatctataaattaacCTATCCTTGTGTAAAATTGatgatttaagttttaaaatttttaccgAATTATTTCCTTAAACATCAATATAGCCAGAGGTGAATCGAAAGGATGTGCCTACTGTGACACCTTTCTACCTATGGGGGAGATAAATATGTGTTGTTTTAGATTACATCTTGGTGTCAAACTATTAAATCATTTGTAGAGCattctaattatataaaataaattatgtgggtatatattaatttctcgaatatttttattgtgtgTCTACTTGTGAtggattattttatttttgagataTTTATTACAAATCTTATTAATGTTATGGTGCTGCAATCCAAAAAATGGCAATTATTTTGGAAAAGGTAGCTTTCATATGATGCATATACCATGCATTGTGAATAGATCAGTACTGTATATAGTTAGTATaaactaaaagataaaagaagtTCACATTTTGATACACTGGAATAACACTGATGActaaggtatatatatatatatatatatatatatattccaatTTCCATGTTAAGACCGATGCATTTGAGCATGGTTTCATTTGTTGCTCCTTCACCCTTAACCTTGGTAATATTGGTACGTATTAGTTGCCAGTGGATAATTAATGGAGCTCTCTAGGGCCTTCCTTGGAGCAGTACAGGCCAATCCAGAATACCATGGTCAGTACTCTATCATTGCTACAATGAGACCGACCTGCATCGTCCGTCCTGGACACATAACAACATTGGCCAATTGTTTATTTGGTCAAATAAACACGCCCTTACCGTGAACATGGGAGCACTTTTACACCCTTTTCTGCACCAGATCAATCAAAAGAATTTCCATCTGCTCCTACCAAAGGAGGCACAGATGTGTGCTAGCCACCCTACCTGGTTTGCAAACCgggagcatgcatgcagctgagCTGAGCACCATCTGGATCAGCTGGCCAACACTTTGGGGATCGGTTCATCTTGCTGGGCTCTCTATTTTGCTGGGACATGTGGGCCTCTTCATGTGAAACCACAAAGCTAGGACAGTGCAtggtgtttgtttaattaatctaaagatatatatgttgGGGGTCTGATCTGGTCTTAATTATTCCTTGGATTAGATTATTGTTGCATGTGCGGGTTTGGAGACATGTGGATTTTTATGTTTGGAGATGATGCTTCCtttgatttggtttatatatatgcttttcaGACCGGGCACTTTGTGATTTGAATATGTAGCTGGGCTAGACAGGTTACTCGCAGGTTTAAATTAAAAGAATTTGGTAGATGGTAGGTTCTATACTGACCACGGATGACTCACACAGGATTATGTTAGCAAGCATGCACATTTTAATTAGCgactaattatatatgtagtttAGTTCACAAAGTCGGTGTGTCGTCTtgtgtacatgcatgcatgtttcctCTCTAGCTAACTTTTCGTTTTTACTTTGGAATGCATGCGTGCTCCCCTGGTACGTTCATGAACTTAATTAAGAATAACTATTAATCCAACTTTTAATTAAGTGAGAATCAACGCCGCACACTACACGACACTTGATcaatgcaatatatatacaaccgTCTTATCAGCCccaactaaaatttgaattttaggt is a window of Oryza brachyantha chromosome 8, ObraRS2, whole genome shotgun sequence DNA encoding:
- the LOC102715415 gene encoding WUSCHEL-related homeobox 10-like; its protein translation is MDHHHHLHLHDGAVQASHGGHRGGGGEGGEPARSRWAPKPEQILILESIFNSGMVNPAKDETARIRRLLERFGAVRDANVFYWFQNRRSRSRRRARQLQQACGAAAALHQLPSAAAAAGGGGGGGGGYYHHHDVLGHHHSPPFLMHGGCVVTSATAAPVPPAAASANFLADDLDAGGDDDLFAISRQMALMARGAGAGDDHHYSSYADNDSTQLSYHQPTTGTIQVFINGVAYDVPSGGALDMAGTFGRDAMLVHSSGEVLPVDEHGVLIKSLQMGECYYLVGELIEPCMFVSIN